The nucleotide sequence CTCGCCGCCCGCCTCAAGCAGGCCGGCCTGAAGCCGGGCACCGGCACCCTCGACACCTCCTTCCACCGGGACGACATCGGCGCCAACCCGATTCCGAAGGAACACGCCCCGACCCTCATCCCCCACGACGTCAACGGCGCCACCGTCATCCTCGCCGACGACGTGCTTCACTCCGGCCGGACCCTGAAGGCCGCCCTGGACGAACTTTTCGACCACGGCCGCCCCACCGCCGTCGAGCTCGCCATCCTCGTGGACCGCGGCGGCCGCCTCCTCCCTTTCGCCGCCACCTACTGCGGCCTCACCCTCGCCGCCGGCCCCACTGAGAAAGTCCGCGTCCGCCTCGACCCCGCCGACCCGAAAAAAGACACCCTCGTCACCGAGCCCGCGAAAAAAGCGAAGCCCGCGCCGGCCCGCCCCTGACTTAAACTTAAACGTCCTCCTTAAACTCTCCCTTTCCCCGTGCCCTGGCATCGCAAACACCTTCTCACCATCGAGGAACTCAAGCGCGCCGAGATCGAGCAGATCCTCGCCACCGCCGCCGCCTTCCGCCGCGTCCTCGACCGCAAGGTCAAGAAGGTCCCCGCCCTCCGCGGCAAGACCATCGTCAACCTCTTCCTCGAGCCCAGCACCCGCACGCGGATCTCCTTCGAGATGGCGGCCAAGTTCCTCAGCGCCGACGTCATCTCCTTCGACGCCTCCGCCTCCAGCACGACCAAGGGCGAGACCCTCCGCGACACCGCCCAGAACATCCAGGCGCTCAACGCCGACATGATCGTGCTCCGCCACGCCGCCAGCGGCTCCCCGCTCTACCTCAGCAAGGTCCTCGGCATCCCCGTCGTGAACGCCGGCGACGGCGCCCACGAGCACCCCACCCAGGCCCTCCTCGACGTCTTCACCATGCGCGAGAAGCTCGGCGACCTGAAGGGCCGCAAGGTCGTCATCCTCGGCGACATCCTCTTCAGCCGCGTCGCCCGCTCCAACATCCACGCCCTCACCAAGCTCGGCGCCGATGTCACCATCGTCGGCCCCTCCACCCTCGTCCCGCACTGGTTCGAGTCCATGGGCGTCCGCGTCTCGCACAACCTCCGCACCGCCCTCGCCGACGCCGACGTCGTCATGCTCCTCCGCATCCAGCACGAGCGCCAGGGCGTGAGCCACTTCCCCTCCCTCGGCGAGTACACCAGCATGTTCGGCCTCAACTACACCCGCGCCAGCTGGGTGAAGCCCGACGCCATCATCATGCACCCCGGCCCGATCAACCGCGGGGTCGAGATCGACAGCGACATCGCCGACTCCCCCCGCAGCGTCATTCTCCAGCAGGTTACCAACGGCATCGCCGTCCGCATGGCCGTCCTCTACCTCTGCGCCGGCGGCCAGCCGGAGCAAGTCCTCACCCCGGTCGAGTGATTTCCATCCCAAGCCAATTTCCCCGCGGATCACACGGATGAACACGGATAAAAACACCGCCAGCATCCCTCCGCGACCATCCGCGTAACCCGCGGTAAATTTCCTCATGCCTTCCCTGATCATCAAAAACGGCCGCGTCATCGACCCGGCGTCCAAGCGCGACGCCAAGGGCGACGTCTTCATCGCCGACGGCAAATTCGTCAAGACCCTGACCCCCGCGCAGAAGAAGCAGGCCAAGGTCATCGACGCCAAGGGCCTCGTCGTGTGCCCGGGCCTCGTCGACATCCACGTCCACTTCCGCGAGCCCGGCCAGACCCACAAGGAGACCATCCTCACCGGCTCGCAGGCCGCCGCCGCCGGCGGGTTCACCACCGTGGTGTGCATGCCCAACACCTCCCCCGTCGTCGACAACGCCGGCACCGTCGCCCTCATCAAGTCCGTCGCCGCCGCCGCCCCCGTCCACGTCTACCCCACCGGCTGCATCACCGTCGGCATGAAGGGCCAGGCCCTCGCCCCCCACGGCTCCCTCCAGAAGGCCGGCGTCGTCGCCCTCACCGACGACGGCCTCTGCGTCCAGTCCAACGAGCTCATGCACCGCGCGGTCGAGTACGCCAAGATGTTCGGCCTCTCCATCCTCGACCACTGCCAGGACGAGTCCATGACCGAGAAGGCCGTGATGAACGAGGGCGTCGTCTCCACCCGCCTCGGCCTCAAGGGCTGGCCCCACGCCGCCGAGGACATCATCGTCGCCCGCA is from Lacunisphaera limnophila and encodes:
- a CDS encoding aspartate carbamoyltransferase catalytic subunit, which gives rise to MPWHRKHLLTIEELKRAEIEQILATAAAFRRVLDRKVKKVPALRGKTIVNLFLEPSTRTRISFEMAAKFLSADVISFDASASSTTKGETLRDTAQNIQALNADMIVLRHAASGSPLYLSKVLGIPVVNAGDGAHEHPTQALLDVFTMREKLGDLKGRKVVILGDILFSRVARSNIHALTKLGADVTIVGPSTLVPHWFESMGVRVSHNLRTALADADVVMLLRIQHERQGVSHFPSLGEYTSMFGLNYTRASWVKPDAIIMHPGPINRGVEIDSDIADSPRSVILQQVTNGIAVRMAVLYLCAGGQPEQVLTPVE
- a CDS encoding dihydroorotase, translated to MPSLIIKNGRVIDPASKRDAKGDVFIADGKFVKTLTPAQKKQAKVIDAKGLVVCPGLVDIHVHFREPGQTHKETILTGSQAAAAGGFTTVVCMPNTSPVVDNAGTVALIKSVAAAAPVHVYPTGCITVGMKGQALAPHGSLQKAGVVALTDDGLCVQSNELMHRAVEYAKMFGLSILDHCQDESMTEKAVMNEGVVSTRLGLKGWPHAAEDIIVARNIILSRYTGAHIHMQHISSAHSVELMRQAKKDGINVTAEATPHHIAFTEDALATYDTHFKMNPPLRTETDRLAIIGGLRDGTLDCIGTDHAPHAPEEKDKEFDYAPNGIIGLETALPVCLDILVKKSKFQLSHVIDLMTRKAADILKLPAGTLTPGACADVCIFDPGEAWLYNTYGAFSKSINSPWDKQTLTGRVKTTIVSGQVVYQNGKMLV
- the pyrR gene encoding bifunctional pyr operon transcriptional regulator/uracil phosphoribosyltransferase PyrR, with product MATPPQHDAQSIHQAIDRVASAIATRHAGTERLLILGIANGGIEFARRLAARLKQAGLKPGTGTLDTSFHRDDIGANPIPKEHAPTLIPHDVNGATVILADDVLHSGRTLKAALDELFDHGRPTAVELAILVDRGGRLLPFAATYCGLTLAAGPTEKVRVRLDPADPKKDTLVTEPAKKAKPAPARP